A single Crateriforma conspicua DNA region contains:
- a CDS encoding PEP-CTERM sorting domain-containing protein (PEP-CTERM proteins occur, often in large numbers, in the proteomes of bacteria that also encode an exosortase, a predicted intramembrane cysteine proteinase. The presence of a PEP-CTERM domain at a protein's C-terminus predicts cleavage within the sorting domain, followed by covalent anchoring to some some component of the (usually Gram-negative) cell surface. Many PEP-CTERM proteins exhibit an unusual sequence composition that includes large numbers of potential glycosylation sites. Expression of one such protein has been shown restore the ability of a bacterium to form floc, a type of biofilm.): protein MKKLFALTTFFALSVLSQHAHAIVTVSVDVDPTTPGIQREAFFAPGEEVFADFVLELSAGQAIAGYGFGIVIDADELEVRQAAAQAPGAPSAPIDGSNIIVNAGTNPQVGDNTTQIDGFDYLNLFGSFTSDSPVVVGSATFGFLGSGVDGNFDITADFINPTLDGFLDGNGFVIDSSQVIFNGASVTAVPEPTSLAALGLISSGVAYRMRRRRKTAAKK from the coding sequence ATGAAGAAACTGTTTGCACTAACGACCTTCTTTGCCTTGTCCGTTCTTTCACAGCATGCTCACGCAATCGTCACCGTTAGCGTCGATGTCGACCCCACCACACCAGGCATCCAACGCGAGGCCTTCTTTGCTCCTGGCGAAGAAGTCTTTGCTGACTTTGTTTTGGAATTGAGTGCTGGCCAGGCTATCGCCGGGTACGGATTCGGTATTGTGATCGATGCAGACGAGCTTGAGGTGCGACAGGCTGCTGCCCAAGCGCCGGGTGCCCCATCCGCCCCCATCGATGGCTCCAACATTATTGTCAATGCAGGAACGAATCCGCAGGTTGGTGACAACACAACCCAGATTGATGGATTCGATTATTTGAATCTGTTTGGATCGTTCACCAGTGACTCGCCGGTCGTTGTTGGATCAGCCACTTTCGGATTCCTCGGATCCGGTGTGGATGGCAACTTCGACATCACAGCCGACTTCATCAATCCCACCCTGGACGGATTCCTTGATGGCAACGGATTTGTGATTGATTCTTCGCAAGTCATCTTCAACGGCGCCAGCGTAACCGCGGTTCCCGAACCGACGTCGTTGGCCGCGTTGGGTCTGATCAGCAGTGGCGTTGCCTATCGCATGCGTCGTCGTCGCAAGACGGCAGCCAAGAAGTAA